The following is a genomic window from Saccharicrinis carchari.
GTAATATGAATGACGAACGTTTAGAACGTTTAAACTACTTATTAGACAACTCTATACTTGAGATAAGAAATATAATCAATAACATTGGCCCCCAAATATTAGAACAATATGGCCTATCAAAAGCCATTCAGTCATTTATCGACCATATTCAACCCGTATCAAATATACACTTTGAGTTTAATAGTGGCAGTATAAATGTTACCTCCGGGCTTATTGAATTTGCGATTTATAGAACCTTAATCGAATTAATTAATAATTCAATAAAATATGCCACCCCAAAAGTCATTTCTATTAATATGATGCAAAGCTCAAAAAAATTTAAACTCAGATATAAGGATGACGGAATAGGCTTTGATTATAAAAAGGTATGGGCAAAAGGCTTTGGTCTTGAAAATATAAATAGCAGAATAGAAAATATAGGTGGTAATGTAACGTACACAACATCAATTGGCAATGGTGTTTGTGTTGATATTCTAATACCACAAAAGAGTATAGTTGTATGATTAAAATTGTTATAGTTGAAGACCATGAAATGGTACGCGAAGGCTTAAAAGTACTGATAAATCAATGGTCTGATATGAATATTGTTGCCGAATATAGTACCGGAGCCGAATGGCTTGACAATATCGGAATGATTGAAGGTGATGTGGTTTTAATTGATATTAACATGCCAAACATGGATGGTTTAACAGCTATTAGCCAAGCTTTAACGATAGATACAGCTATTAAAGTAATTGTGTTATCCATGCACAATGACAGTAATTATTTTAGAGAAGCATTTGTTGCAGGAGCAAAAGGCTATTTACTTAAACAACTTAGCGCTCAAGATCTTGAAAAAGCCATTAGAGAGGTTTATAAAGGAAATACTTATTTTTCAGACGAGTTTTTATTAAAAGTTGCAAAAAGCATAAAAAGAGGACAAGATAAATCAGTCGAAACAACTAAGGGTAATATTTCGCTTTCTGACCAAGAGCGTCAATTGTTAAGAAATGTTTGTAAAGGATATACGAACAAGCAGATAGCTGAATCTATGTTTTTAAGCGTTAAAACAATAGAAAGTCAAAAATCAAAGCTAATGAAAAGATCTAACTCGAAGAATAATGCCAGTTTAATTGTGTGGGCAATTAAAAATCAAATTGTGGATTTATAGCACGGCATTAGGGAAAACCCTTGATGCAAAATAGAATTTTCCCTACACAAATATAGGGAACTCATGCAAACTTATTTGTTTCTATATCGTTCAATTAGTCATGAAAGCAGAAGAAAGTTATAAGGTAATTATTGCCGATGATAGTCATTTATTTATCGAAGGTATGCAATTACTTTTTGAAGAGTTGCCACAATATGAAATAGTTAGTATTGCACACAATGGTAACGCAATTTTGAATCATCCCGATCTGGCATTTATTGATTTATTACTATTAGATGTTAATATGCCCTTGTTGGATGGCATATCGGCAGGACGCCAAATAAATTTTAAATATCCTGATTTAAAGATGGTGGCGATTACCTTAAATAGTGATCAGGTTTATTTGGAACAGCTCATTCGTTCAGGATTTAAAGCTTTTATAGACAAAGCTAAAATTACAACACATTTAAGTACTGTTTTAAATAAAGTGATGGATAATAATTTCGTTTTTCCACAAGAAATTTTGTCTAACCTAATTCCTGAATAATACATCGGCATCCCCCTAAAATTATTCATAATTAATCATTCTATATTTCCTGGGATAATACGGCTAAAATCTATTCAATATGGATTTCAGAATAATGAGTGGATATTCCGGAGCAAGCTGACCCCCTTAGCAAACGTTGGTTGAAGTCATGAATTTAGCATGACATTCCGGCGGATGCTGACCCCTTAAAGTGC
Proteins encoded in this region:
- a CDS encoding response regulator transcription factor, encoding MIKIVIVEDHEMVREGLKVLINQWSDMNIVAEYSTGAEWLDNIGMIEGDVVLIDINMPNMDGLTAISQALTIDTAIKVIVLSMHNDSNYFREAFVAGAKGYLLKQLSAQDLEKAIREVYKGNTYFSDEFLLKVAKSIKRGQDKSVETTKGNISLSDQERQLLRNVCKGYTNKQIAESMFLSVKTIESQKSKLMKRSNSKNNASLIVWAIKNQIVDL
- a CDS encoding response regulator is translated as MKAEESYKVIIADDSHLFIEGMQLLFEELPQYEIVSIAHNGNAILNHPDLAFIDLLLLDVNMPLLDGISAGRQINFKYPDLKMVAITLNSDQVYLEQLIRSGFKAFIDKAKITTHLSTVLNKVMDNNFVFPQEILSNLIPE